Genomic segment of Peribacillus frigoritolerans:
CTAAATGAAAAAGAGCAATTTCATGAGAGCCTATGGTTACTGTTTTCCCTAGGTTTTTTGGCATCTCATTTACTGTTGAAACCTTTATCTTTTGAAGCGTTTTCCCCATTTAGGCTGCCCCCATATTCATTTATTTGATATAGCTGGAATTTTCACTTTTTGAAATAAACCGGTTTTGATCGCATTGCTCTCAATGATTTCTTTCCACGGTTCTTGTAATACTGATAAGGCCTCATCCAAGTGTTGATTAAGCTCCATTCTTTTTTGCTTATCACCAATAATCGCCTTAATGGTATCGAACCCTACACGCTCAACCCAGACAGATGTTCTTTCTAAATAATTGGCAGTCTCTCGATAATGTTGGATGTATGCACCCGTAATTTCAATTACCTCATCACTAGTTTTCACTTTGCATAATAATTCAGCAGCTCTTAAATGGGTTCCGCCGTTGCCGCCAATATAAATTTCCCATGCACCGTCCACTCCGACAACACCAAGATCTTTGATGCCGGATTCAGCACAATTACGAGGACATGCCGACACAGCCATCTTAACCTTATGCGGTGTGCCTACACGTTCAAATTTCTTCTCCAGGGCAATGCCCAGCCCAATTGAATCTTGGGTGCCAAAGCGGCAAAAGTTTTCACCGACGCATGTTTTCACAGTTCGAAGGGTTTTTCCATAAGCATATCCAGAAGGCATATCCAGGTCAGCCCATACTTTTGGAAGGTCTTCTTTTTCAACGCCGAACATATCTATTCTTTGCCCGCCTGTAACCTTAAGTAACTTAACATTATACTTATCGGCAACATTTGCTATTTTCCGTAATTGATCAGGATTAGTGACGCCGCCATACATTCTTGGCACAACGGAAAATGTACCATCCTTTTGAATATTTGCATGAAGTCTTTCATTGACATAGCGGGATTCTTTTTCATCTTCATAGTCAACAGGATGGATCATGCCTAAGTAATAGTTCAGTGCCGGTTTACACTTCGAGCAACCATCACTTGTATTCCAGCCAAGAACATTCATGACTTCTCGAGTATGGGTCAGATTTTTTTCGCGTATTTCAGAAACAACCTCATCTCTGGATAATGTGGTGCACGTGCATATGGATTCCTTCTGGTTTGACTTACTGAATTCAGCGCCTAATGTCAGCTCTAGAATATCACCGACTAATGGCTTACACCCTCCGCATGATCTCGAAGCACTTGTGCAGCCTTTTACTTCCTCAATACTTGTTAACCCATTAGATTCGATAGCCGTCACAATATCGCCCTTGGTTACACCATTACAACCACAGATGATTTCTTCATTTAACATCGAAGTGACAAGGCTAACACTGGGTTCACTTGTTCCAGCATTTAAATACTCCGAAACGTCGGCATTTTTATTGATCATGCTCAATAGGTTATTGCTTTCCTTTGTATCCCCGAATAATACGGCACCAGAAATTTTCCCATTTCGAATCATTACTTTTTTGTAAGTGCCATTCCATTCATTAAATTCCTTGATTGATTTAGCTTGTTCATCCTCGAAAATTTCTCCAGCCGAAAATACATCAACACCAGATATTTTTAACTTAGTGGACAGCACTGAACCCTCGTAAGCTTTGTCTATCAACCCGCAAATCCTTTTGGCCAATACTTTGCCCTGTTCATATAGGGGAGCAACCAAACCATATACCATTTCACGGTGTTCCGCACATTCACCAACCGCAAAAATATTCGGGATTCTTGTCTCCATATAATCGTTCACGATAATTCCTCGATTGACAGGGATGCCGCAATTTTGGGCCATTGCAACATTTGGCTTAATCCCAACTGCCATGACCACTAAATCGGCGCTGATTTCCTCGCCATCACTAAAGCGTAATCCTTTGACATCAAATTCACCTAAAACCTCCTGGGTCTGTTTCCCAAGATAAAAATTCATTCCCTGACTTTCAAGTTCCCTTTGCAGCATTTTTCCTGCTGTTGGATCTAACTGCCTATCCATCAAATATTCAGAAAGGTGAATTACATCTACCTGCATACCTAGATTCAAAAGCCCCCTTGCTGCTTCAAGACCCAGCAATCCTCCACCAATGACTGCAGCCTTTTTATTGTTTTTGGAATATTCGATCATTTTTTCACAATCTTCAATATTTCGAAAGGCAGTCACTCCTTTTTTATCAGCCCCCTTTATCGGTAGAATGAATGGGATTGATCCGGTAGCTAAAATTAATCGATCATATGCGACTTCACGATTTGCATCTGAATATATGATTTGCTTAGTGGTGTCGATGTTCGTGACTGTTTCACCTGAAAAAAGTGTAATATTGTTTTCTTTGTACCAATTCCAATCATTTATTGTAATATCATCTATCGTCGTAGCCCCTTGCAATACATTCGATAGTTGGATTCGATCATAATTCGGATGCGGCTCACTTCCGAAGACAGTCACCTCAAACTTTTCCGGTTGAATTTTCAAAATTTCTTCTATACATCTTACTCCAGCCATACCATTCCCAATGAGTGCCAATTTCTGCTTAGCCATGTTTTGTCCTCCAATAAGATTTTTTTGAAAGGATGATATGATTGATTATAGGTGACGTCACTTTTTAATGCCATAAGTGTGTTATAAAATCTTACATAGTTTTTTAAAATTAATAATTAATGTTAGTTTTTATTACAAATATTCAGAAAATTAGGATATAATATCCTTATTGATTCAGCATAAATCCAAAATGAGGTGATTTTCATCGTCCAGCAAAAAGAATCTTATTTAGACAGAAAAGTAATTTCCATAGGGGTTGTCAGAGAATTAACCGGACTATCCGATAGACAAATCCGGTACTATGAAGAAAGAAAACTCGTTTTCCCCGAAAGATCTAAGGGGGGGAACCGTAAATACTCTTTTTCCGACGTCAAGGCATTAGTGGAAATTGCCGATAAAATAGAGGATGGAGTGCAAACCAATG
This window contains:
- a CDS encoding MerR family transcriptional regulator, with the translated sequence MVQQKESYLDRKVISIGVVRELTGLSDRQIRYYEERKLVFPERSKGGNRKYSFSDVKALVEIADKIEDGVQTNEIRQEKLKENRKIEQEKMRKKMLQGQLNAHFGLRN
- the nirB gene encoding nitrite reductase large subunit NirB; translated protein: MAKQKLALIGNGMAGVRCIEEILKIQPEKFEVTVFGSEPHPNYDRIQLSNVLQGATTIDDITINDWNWYKENNITLFSGETVTNIDTTKQIIYSDANREVAYDRLILATGSIPFILPIKGADKKGVTAFRNIEDCEKMIEYSKNNKKAAVIGGGLLGLEAARGLLNLGMQVDVIHLSEYLMDRQLDPTAGKMLQRELESQGMNFYLGKQTQEVLGEFDVKGLRFSDGEEISADLVVMAVGIKPNVAMAQNCGIPVNRGIIVNDYMETRIPNIFAVGECAEHREMVYGLVAPLYEQGKVLAKRICGLIDKAYEGSVLSTKLKISGVDVFSAGEIFEDEQAKSIKEFNEWNGTYKKVMIRNGKISGAVLFGDTKESNNLLSMINKNADVSEYLNAGTSEPSVSLVTSMLNEEIICGCNGVTKGDIVTAIESNGLTSIEEVKGCTSASRSCGGCKPLVGDILELTLGAEFSKSNQKESICTCTTLSRDEVVSEIREKNLTHTREVMNVLGWNTSDGCSKCKPALNYYLGMIHPVDYEDEKESRYVNERLHANIQKDGTFSVVPRMYGGVTNPDQLRKIANVADKYNVKLLKVTGGQRIDMFGVEKEDLPKVWADLDMPSGYAYGKTLRTVKTCVGENFCRFGTQDSIGLGIALEKKFERVGTPHKVKMAVSACPRNCAESGIKDLGVVGVDGAWEIYIGGNGGTHLRAAELLCKVKTSDEVIEITGAYIQHYRETANYLERTSVWVERVGFDTIKAIIGDKQKRMELNQHLDEALSVLQEPWKEIIESNAIKTGLFQKVKIPAISNK